In bacterium, one DNA window encodes the following:
- a CDS encoding cytochrome c biogenesis protein ResB, translating to RYPYYPHQAGWIMTHIGILVILAGAVISRNWGVEGQLMLAEGNSSSVLDMSSHQLEVSYPDGVAGELPLHLEALPRREGMKPKVIQLPEGRGSISLIRFLPAGVGKSMYSEHPNGFVAVAVRLEAPMASTDELLWAGSAQTSRWEIPMIGVIKLLQIPTDQPDWNAIPAQPNDLILVATPTMLLLHRQFDGFAKLDTVQIGRMIPLTTGTAALTVIERKDRVIQTVMYEPSKGRGGMPALQFSVTNKAGISSDPVWLAYGEEMVSDVGNARFRMTAQKVDLGFTISLVDFKRTFYPGTNQAASFSSDVLVTDPKMGTFPFHIAMNQPLTHRGWKFFQSSFVEGTPEYSVFSVGYDPGTWTVYIGSIILILGLIGIFFVKPYLKKRFPPPLKQVNS from the coding sequence TCGTTATCCATATTACCCGCACCAAGCCGGATGGATAATGACCCATATCGGGATACTTGTTATACTTGCCGGGGCTGTTATCAGTCGAAATTGGGGTGTAGAAGGTCAACTTATGCTCGCGGAGGGTAATAGTTCTTCTGTTCTCGATATGAGCAGTCATCAACTCGAAGTTTCATACCCTGATGGTGTTGCTGGCGAGTTACCGTTGCACTTAGAGGCCCTTCCCCGTCGAGAAGGGATGAAACCGAAAGTGATACAACTACCTGAAGGACGAGGTAGCATTTCGTTGATCCGGTTTCTTCCGGCGGGCGTCGGCAAATCAATGTACTCCGAACATCCCAATGGATTCGTCGCAGTAGCTGTCCGGTTAGAGGCCCCTATGGCTTCGACTGATGAACTTCTCTGGGCAGGAAGCGCACAAACTTCCCGTTGGGAAATCCCTATGATCGGAGTAATAAAATTACTACAAATTCCTACCGATCAACCAGACTGGAATGCAATCCCAGCACAGCCTAACGATTTGATTCTGGTGGCGACGCCGACAATGCTATTACTTCACCGCCAATTCGATGGATTCGCGAAACTGGATACCGTGCAAATTGGACGGATGATACCTTTGACAACCGGTACAGCCGCCCTCACCGTAATCGAACGTAAAGACCGCGTAATACAAACGGTGATGTATGAGCCCTCAAAGGGACGTGGAGGAATGCCTGCGCTTCAATTCAGCGTAACTAACAAAGCAGGGATATCTTCGGATCCAGTTTGGTTGGCTTACGGCGAAGAAATGGTGTCAGATGTTGGAAATGCCCGGTTCCGAATGACGGCACAAAAAGTCGATCTCGGTTTTACGATTTCACTGGTCGATTTCAAACGGACATTTTATCCCGGGACAAATCAAGCAGCCTCATTTTCAAGTGATGTATTAGTCACCGATCCCAAGATGGGGACCTTCCCTTTCCACATTGCGATGAACCAACCGTTAACGCACCGTGGTTGGAAATTCTTTCAGTCGAGTTTTGTTGAAGGTACTCCGGAGTATTCAGTGTTTTCGGTCGGGTACGACCCCGGAACATGGACGGTGTATATCGGAAGTATTATTCTCATCTTAGGATTAATCGGGATCTTTTTTGTAAAACCTTATTTGAAGAAGAGATTTCCGCCGCCATTAAAGCAAGTAAATTCGTAG
- the ccsB gene encoding c-type cytochrome biogenesis protein CcsB has translation MSKLTIHIALVASFLCILVVPSFAAVQPDAARMIPVLDGGRIKPLDTYAREQVRNIYGKSSIGGQDPLQSIFQWISDPDASAKAELILIDYLPLREKLGLNPGKKRFSLETLRDNAAFGALIEEVRHMPDNEQKKIHKEAGATYHRAMTLSQVLNQDLPLVPPADPHQPWGSPARHDHGVANDEQIHRAMGYWVDMGKAFAMNDQNGFNTAASQFASTTKTMAGSTMVTDTHLKVESWYHVNHPARWAWVLYLLSFLLFVSFSVANKPNLRWIAVTVWLTGFAAHLAALLLRAYISGRAPWSNMYESMQMLAFGIMFFAVFFEFFSKAKVFLPASAVLGVIALVVNDASPFDPFVTPLAPVLKSYWLTFHVMVMMLGYSACALAMGIGHFVLGYEIYKPKDPAQLANLDKALYRTVQIAMLFLVTGIILGAMWANESWGRYWGWDPKETWALITWFFYLAVAHGRFSGWWKRTGTAVLSIVGFPVVLMTYYGVNFFLTGLHSYAGGGSPEPMPPLAWVYLVFETIFLIGYWMMRKKRLSAVA, from the coding sequence ATGAGTAAACTGACAATTCATATCGCGTTAGTTGCGAGCTTTCTGTGCATACTGGTGGTGCCTTCCTTTGCGGCGGTGCAACCGGATGCGGCGCGGATGATCCCGGTGTTGGATGGGGGACGCATCAAGCCGTTGGATACATACGCGCGAGAGCAGGTTCGTAACATATATGGCAAGAGTTCGATTGGCGGCCAGGACCCGCTACAATCGATTTTTCAGTGGATATCCGACCCCGATGCCAGCGCGAAAGCAGAACTCATACTGATCGATTATTTGCCATTGCGCGAAAAGCTTGGTTTGAATCCCGGCAAAAAACGCTTCTCCTTGGAAACCCTTCGTGATAATGCTGCATTTGGCGCACTGATTGAGGAAGTACGCCACATGCCGGATAACGAGCAAAAGAAGATTCATAAGGAAGCGGGAGCAACCTATCATCGTGCGATGACCTTATCGCAAGTGTTGAATCAGGATTTGCCATTAGTTCCTCCCGCTGATCCACATCAACCGTGGGGTTCGCCGGCTCGACACGATCATGGCGTCGCCAACGACGAGCAAATCCACCGTGCGATGGGTTATTGGGTGGATATGGGCAAAGCATTCGCGATGAATGACCAAAACGGTTTTAACACTGCCGCTTCACAGTTTGCTTCGACCACGAAAACCATGGCAGGTTCAACCATGGTTACCGATACCCACTTAAAAGTAGAGTCGTGGTATCATGTGAATCATCCGGCAAGATGGGCGTGGGTCCTCTATTTACTTTCCTTTTTGCTTTTCGTTTCGTTTTCGGTTGCAAATAAACCAAACCTGCGATGGATTGCAGTTACAGTCTGGTTGACCGGTTTTGCTGCTCATTTGGCGGCATTGTTGTTACGTGCATACATCTCCGGCCGAGCGCCTTGGTCGAATATGTACGAATCGATGCAAATGCTTGCTTTCGGTATCATGTTCTTCGCAGTCTTTTTCGAGTTCTTCTCGAAGGCGAAGGTTTTCCTGCCAGCCTCGGCAGTACTTGGTGTGATAGCTTTAGTCGTCAATGACGCAAGTCCTTTCGATCCCTTTGTAACGCCATTAGCGCCAGTCTTAAAAAGCTATTGGCTTACTTTCCATGTGATGGTAATGATGCTTGGATATAGTGCTTGCGCATTAGCGATGGGGATTGGACACTTTGTTCTCGGGTACGAGATTTATAAACCAAAGGATCCTGCGCAGCTTGCCAACTTGGACAAAGCGCTTTATCGCACCGTTCAAATTGCCATGTTGTTTTTAGTAACCGGCATCATCTTAGGCGCGATGTGGGCGAATGAAAGCTGGGGTCGTTATTGGGGGTGGGATCCGAAAGAGACATGGGCGTTGATTACTTGGTTCTTCTATCTTGCGGTGGCGCACGGTCGTTTCTCTGGTTGGTGGAAGCGAACGGGAACCGCTGTGCTATCCATTGTCGGATTCCCGGTTGTACTTATGACCTATTATGGCGTGAATTTCTTCTTAACCGGACTTCACAGTTATGCCGGTGGTGGTTCCCCGGAACCGATGCCACCGTTGGCGTGGGTTTATCTGGTTTTTGAAACTATTTTCCTGATTGGTTACTGGATGATGCGTAAAAAGCGTCTTAGTGCAGTAGCATAG